In a genomic window of Gossypium arboreum isolate Shixiya-1 chromosome 9, ASM2569848v2, whole genome shotgun sequence:
- the LOC108455920 gene encoding myb-related protein 306-like → MGRPPCCDKAGLKKGPWTPEEDIILVSYIQQHGPGNWRAVPTNTALHRCSKSCRLRWTNYLRPGIKRGNFTDHEEKLIIHLQALLGNRWAAIASYLPQRTDNDIKNYWNTHLKKKLKTINGSESYSREGFSSEKHQISRGQWERKLQTDIQMAKQALADALSPEKSSGLASKPRGYASSTENIAKLLKKWMRNPPKPVSSDNMGGIGTPWKEHKSSNSIEMSEVFESLEVFESFDSSNSDFSQSLSPDQASLFQDESKPDVNELGQLTLLEKWLFDDGASQGKDDQLSDIKLDGNAIFF, encoded by the exons ATGGGGAGACCACCTTGTTGTGACAAAGCTGGTTTGAAGAAAGGTCCATGGACTCCTGAAGAAGACATCATCTTGGTATCTTATATTCAACAACATGGTCCTGGGAATTGGAGGGCTGTTCCTACAAATACAG CGTTGCATAGATGTAGCAAGAGTTGCAGGCTTAGATGGACTAATTACTTAAGGCCTGGGATTAAGAGGGGAAACTTTACAGATCATGAAGAGAAATTGATAATCCACCTTCAAGCTCTTTTAGGCAACAG ATGGGCTGCAATAGCTTCTTACCTTCCTCAGAGAACTGACAATGACATTAAAAACTATTGGAACACTCACTTGAAAAAGAAGCTGAAGACGATCAATGGCAGTGAAAGTTATTCTAGAGAAGGGTTTTCATCAGAAAAACACCAAATTTCAAGAGGCCAATGGGAGAGAAAGTTGCAGACTGATATCCAAATGGCTAAACAGGCTTTAGCTGATGCATTGTCACCAGAGAAATCAAGTGGTTTAGCTTCAAAACCAAGAGGATATGCATCAAGCACTGAGAATATAGCTAAGTTATTGAAGAAATGGATGAGAAATCCACCAAAACCTGTTTCAAGTGATAATATGGGAGGGATTGGGACTCCATGGAAGGAACACAAAAGCAGCAACAGCATTGAAATGTCTGAGGTTTTTGAGTCATTGGAAGTGTTTGAATCATTTGATTCTTCAAATTCTGATTTCTCACAATCTTTGTCACCTGATCAAGCAAGCCTTTTCCAAGATGAAAGTAAACCAGATGTGAATGAACTAGGGCAACTCACATTGCTTGAGAAATGGCTTTTTGACGATGGTGCAAGTCAAGGGAAAGATGACCAGCTTAGTGATATCAAACTAGATGGAAAtgctatttttttctaa